A window of the Megalopta genalis isolate 19385.01 chromosome 2, iyMegGena1_principal, whole genome shotgun sequence genome harbors these coding sequences:
- the Actn gene encoding alpha actinin isoform X1, with the protein MNDMEAYGDGYMEPEEEWEREGLLDPAWEKQQKKTFTAWCNSHLRKAGTAIESIEDDFRNGLKLMLLLEVISGETLPRPDRGKMRFHKIANVNKALDYIASKGVKLVSIGAEEIVDGNLKMTLGMIWTIILRFAIQDISVEEMTAKEGLLLWCQRKTAPYKNVNVQNFHLSFKDGLAFCALIHRHRPDLIDYNKLSKDNPLENLNTAFDVAEKYLDIPRMLDPDDLINTPKPDERAIMTYVSCYYHAFQGAQQAETAANRICKVLKVNQENERLMEEYERLASDLLEWIRRTMPWLASRQTDNSLAGCQKKLEEYRTYRRKHKPPRVEQKAKLETNFNTLQTKLRLSNRPAYMPTEGKMVSDINKAWKGLELAEKSFEEWLLSEMMRLERLEHLAQKFKHKADAHEEWTAGKEEMLTSQHFRQCKLNELKALKKKHEAFESDLAAHQDRVEQIAAIAQELNTLEYHDSASVNARCQRICDQWDRLGTLTQRRRQALDEAERILEKIDVLHLEFAKRAAPFNNWLDGTREDLVDMFIVHTMEEIQGLMDAHAAFKATLGEADKEYNSIVGLVREVESIVKQFQIPGGLENPYTTLTALDLTKKWSDVRQLVPQRDGTLQAELRKQQNNELLRRQFAEKANAVGPWIERQLDAVTAIGLGLQGTLEDQLHRLKEYEQAVYQYKAHLEELEKIHQAVQEGMIFENRYTQYTMETLRVGWEQLLTSINRNINEVENQILTRDSKGITQEQLNEFRSSFNHFDKNRTGRLAPEEFKSCLVSLGYSIGKDRQGDIDFQRILAIVDPNNSGYVQFDAFLDFMTRESTDTDTAEQVIDSFRILAGDKPYIMADELRRELPPDQAEYCIQRMPPYKGPNAMPGALDYRSFSTALYGESDL; encoded by the exons ATGAACGACATGGAAGCTTACGGGGACGGATACATGGAGCCGGAGGAAGAGTGGGAGAGGGAAGGTCTTTTGGATCCTGCTTGGGAAAAACAGCAGAAAAAG ACATTCACAGCCTGGTGTAACTCGCACCTACGAAAAGCCGGGACTGCCATCGAATCGATCGAGGACGACTTCAGGAACGGGCTGAAGCTGATGCTGCTGCTCGAGGTGATCTCAGGCGAAACCCTGCCGAGGCCTGACCGGGGCAAGATGCGGTTCCACAAGATCGCGAACGTGAACAAAGCGCTGGACTACATCGCCAGCAAGGGAGTTAAATTGGTCTCGATCGGAGCAGAGG aaatcgtGGACGGCAACCTGAAGATGACTCTCGGCATGATCTGGACCATAATTCTGCGGTTCGCGATCCAAGACATCTCCGTGGAGGAGATGACCGCGAAAGAGGGCCTGCTGTTGTGGTGTCAGCGGAAAACCGCGCCGTACAAGAACGTCAACGTGCAGAACTTCCATCTGTCGTTCAAGGACGGGCTGGCGTTCTGCGCTCTTATCCATCGTCATCGTCCCGACCTTATCGATTACAATAAGCTTAGCAAGGATAATCCTCTAGAGAATCTGAACACTGCCTTCGATGTTGCTGAAAAGTATCTCGACATTCCTCGCATGTTAGATCCCGATG atttgatcaACACACCCAAGCCGGACGAGCGTGCGATCATGACGTATGTGTCCTGCTACTACCACGCGTTCCAAGGTGCTCAGCAG GCGGAGACGGCCGCGAACAGGATCTGCAAGGTCCTGAAGGTCAACCAGGAGAACGAGAGGTTGATGGAGGAATACGAGCGGCTGGCTTCCGACCTTTTGGAATGGATTCGACGAACAATGCCATGGCTGGCCAGCCGTCAGACCGACAACTCTCTCGCCGGCTGCCAGAAGAAGCTGGAAGAGTATAGAACGTACCGACGCAAGCATAAGCCGCCGCGCGTCGAGCAAAAGGCTAAACTCGAAACGAACTTCAATACGCTGCAGACGAAGCTGaggttgagcaatcggcccgCGTACATGCCGACAGAGGGGAAGATGGTGTCTGACATCAACAAGGCCTGGAAAG GACTGGAGCTGGCAGAGAAGTCGTTTGAAGAATGGTTACTGTCGGAGATGATGCGGCTCGAGCGTCTGGAGCACCTTGCCCAGAAGTTCAAGCACAAAGCAGACGCCCATGAAGAGTGGACCGCGGGCAAGGAGGAGATGTTGACGTCGCAGCACTTCCGACAGTGCAAGCTGAACGAGCTGAAAGCTTTGAAGAAGAAACACGAGGCCTTCGAGTCCGACCTCGCGGCTCATCAAGACCGCGTCGAACAGATAGCTGCTATCGCACAAGAACTTAA CACCTTAGAATACCACGACAGCGCGTCCGTTAACGCTAGGTGTCAGCGAATCTGCGATCAGTGGGATCGTTTGGGCACCCTAACTCAACGCAGACGTCAAGCACTGGACGAGGCCGAGCGTATTCTGGAAAAGATCGACGTGCTGCACCTCGAGTTTGCTAAGCGTGCTGCT CCATTCAACAATTGGCTGGATGGAACTAGGGAAGATCTGGTTGACATGTTCATCGTTCACACGATGGAAGAGATCCAGGGCCTAATGGATGCTCACGCAGCTTTCAAGGCGACTCTCGGAGAAGCTGATAAAGAATACAACTCGATCGTGGGACTTGTCCGTGAGGTCGAGTCCATAGTCAAACAGTTCCAGATCCCCGGAGGTCTGGAGAATCCGTACACGACCCTCACCGCATTG GACCTCACGAAGAAATGGAGCGACGTCAGGCAACTCGTTCCACAGCGTGACGGTACACTGCAAGCAGAACTTCGCAAGCAGCAGA ACAATGAATTGCTTCGACGACAGTTTGCTGAGAAGGCGAACGCCGTTGGTCCATGGATAGAACGCCAGTTGGACGCTGTTACAGCTATTGGTCTCGGTCTCCAG GGAACCCTCGAGGATCAGTTGCATCGTCTGAAGGAATATGAACAAGCAGTCTACCAGTACAAGGCTCATCTCGAGGAATTGGAGAAGATTCACCAAGCTGTACAAGAAGGCATGATCTTCGAGAACCGCTACACTCAGTACACAATGGAAACGTTGCGAGTCGGTTGGGAGCAGCTGTTGACTTCGATAAACCGCAACATCAACGAAGTCGAGAATCAGATCCTCACCAGAGACTCAAag GGAATTACGCAAGAGCAGCTAAATGAATTCCGTAGCAGTTTCAATCACTTCGACAAGAACCGAACGGGACGATTGGCTCCTGAAGAATTCAAGTCCTGCCTTGTGTCTTTGGGCTACTCGATTGGAAAGGATAGGCAAGGTGACATCGACTTCCAGCGTATTCTGGCCATCGTCGACCCGAACAACTCTGGCTACGTGCAGTTCGACGCGTTCCTGGACTTCATGACGCGCGAGTCTACGGACACCGACACTGCTGAACAAGTCATCGATAGCTTCCGTATTCTCGCCGGAGACAAG CCGTACATCATGGCGGACGAACTGAGGAGAGAACTACCGCCCGACCAGGCCGAATACTGCATTCAGAGAATGCCGCCTTACAAAGGACCGAACGCCATGCCCGGCGCGTTGGATTACCGTTCGTTCTCCACCGCTTTGTACGGCGAATCCGATCTGTAA
- the Actn gene encoding alpha actinin isoform X2 — MNDMEAYGDGYMEPEEEWEREGLLDPAWEKQQKKTFTAWCNSHLRKAGTAIESIEDDFRNGLKLMLLLEVISGETLPRPDRGKMRFHKIANVNKALDYIASKGVKLVSIGAEEIVDGNLKMTLGMIWTIILRFAIQDISVEEMTAKEGLLLWCQRKTAPYKNVNVQNFHLSFKDGLAFCALIHRHRPDLIDYNKLSKDNPLENLNTAFDVAEKYLDIPRMLDPDDMRNTAMPDERAVMTYVSSYYHCFSGAQKAETAANRICKVLKVNQENERLMEEYERLASDLLEWIRRTMPWLASRQTDNSLAGCQKKLEEYRTYRRKHKPPRVEQKAKLETNFNTLQTKLRLSNRPAYMPTEGKMVSDINKAWKGLELAEKSFEEWLLSEMMRLERLEHLAQKFKHKADAHEEWTAGKEEMLTSQHFRQCKLNELKALKKKHEAFESDLAAHQDRVEQIAAIAQELNTLEYHDSASVNARCQRICDQWDRLGTLTQRRRQALDEAERILEKIDVLHLEFAKRAAPFNNWLDGTREDLVDMFIVHTMEEIQGLMDAHAAFKATLGEADKEYNSIVGLVREVESIVKQFQIPGGLENPYTTLTALDLTKKWSDVRQLVPQRDGTLQAELRKQQNNELLRRQFAEKANAVGPWIERQLDAVTAIGLGLQGTLEDQLHRLKEYEQAVYQYKAHLEELEKIHQAVQEGMIFENRYTQYTMETLRVGWEQLLTSINRNINEVENQILTRDSKGITQEQLNEFRSSFNHFDKNRTGRLAPEEFKSCLVSLGYSIGKDRQGDIDFQRILAIVDPNNSGYVQFDAFLDFMTRESTDTDTAEQVIDSFRILAGDKPYIMADELRRELPPDQAEYCIQRMPPYKGPNAMPGALDYRSFSTALYGESDL, encoded by the exons ATGAACGACATGGAAGCTTACGGGGACGGATACATGGAGCCGGAGGAAGAGTGGGAGAGGGAAGGTCTTTTGGATCCTGCTTGGGAAAAACAGCAGAAAAAG ACATTCACAGCCTGGTGTAACTCGCACCTACGAAAAGCCGGGACTGCCATCGAATCGATCGAGGACGACTTCAGGAACGGGCTGAAGCTGATGCTGCTGCTCGAGGTGATCTCAGGCGAAACCCTGCCGAGGCCTGACCGGGGCAAGATGCGGTTCCACAAGATCGCGAACGTGAACAAAGCGCTGGACTACATCGCCAGCAAGGGAGTTAAATTGGTCTCGATCGGAGCAGAGG aaatcgtGGACGGCAACCTGAAGATGACTCTCGGCATGATCTGGACCATAATTCTGCGGTTCGCGATCCAAGACATCTCCGTGGAGGAGATGACCGCGAAAGAGGGCCTGCTGTTGTGGTGTCAGCGGAAAACCGCGCCGTACAAGAACGTCAACGTGCAGAACTTCCATCTGTCGTTCAAGGACGGGCTGGCGTTCTGCGCTCTTATCCATCGTCATCGTCCCGACCTTATCGATTACAATAAGCTTAGCAAGGATAATCCTCTAGAGAATCTGAACACTGCCTTCGATGTTGCTGAAAAGTATCTCGACATTCCTCGCATGTTAGATCCCGATG ATATGCGAAACACAGCAATGCCTGACGAGAGGGCTGTGATGACCTACGTGTCCTCCTACTACCACTGTTTTAGCGGCGCGCAGAAG GCGGAGACGGCCGCGAACAGGATCTGCAAGGTCCTGAAGGTCAACCAGGAGAACGAGAGGTTGATGGAGGAATACGAGCGGCTGGCTTCCGACCTTTTGGAATGGATTCGACGAACAATGCCATGGCTGGCCAGCCGTCAGACCGACAACTCTCTCGCCGGCTGCCAGAAGAAGCTGGAAGAGTATAGAACGTACCGACGCAAGCATAAGCCGCCGCGCGTCGAGCAAAAGGCTAAACTCGAAACGAACTTCAATACGCTGCAGACGAAGCTGaggttgagcaatcggcccgCGTACATGCCGACAGAGGGGAAGATGGTGTCTGACATCAACAAGGCCTGGAAAG GACTGGAGCTGGCAGAGAAGTCGTTTGAAGAATGGTTACTGTCGGAGATGATGCGGCTCGAGCGTCTGGAGCACCTTGCCCAGAAGTTCAAGCACAAAGCAGACGCCCATGAAGAGTGGACCGCGGGCAAGGAGGAGATGTTGACGTCGCAGCACTTCCGACAGTGCAAGCTGAACGAGCTGAAAGCTTTGAAGAAGAAACACGAGGCCTTCGAGTCCGACCTCGCGGCTCATCAAGACCGCGTCGAACAGATAGCTGCTATCGCACAAGAACTTAA CACCTTAGAATACCACGACAGCGCGTCCGTTAACGCTAGGTGTCAGCGAATCTGCGATCAGTGGGATCGTTTGGGCACCCTAACTCAACGCAGACGTCAAGCACTGGACGAGGCCGAGCGTATTCTGGAAAAGATCGACGTGCTGCACCTCGAGTTTGCTAAGCGTGCTGCT CCATTCAACAATTGGCTGGATGGAACTAGGGAAGATCTGGTTGACATGTTCATCGTTCACACGATGGAAGAGATCCAGGGCCTAATGGATGCTCACGCAGCTTTCAAGGCGACTCTCGGAGAAGCTGATAAAGAATACAACTCGATCGTGGGACTTGTCCGTGAGGTCGAGTCCATAGTCAAACAGTTCCAGATCCCCGGAGGTCTGGAGAATCCGTACACGACCCTCACCGCATTG GACCTCACGAAGAAATGGAGCGACGTCAGGCAACTCGTTCCACAGCGTGACGGTACACTGCAAGCAGAACTTCGCAAGCAGCAGA ACAATGAATTGCTTCGACGACAGTTTGCTGAGAAGGCGAACGCCGTTGGTCCATGGATAGAACGCCAGTTGGACGCTGTTACAGCTATTGGTCTCGGTCTCCAG GGAACCCTCGAGGATCAGTTGCATCGTCTGAAGGAATATGAACAAGCAGTCTACCAGTACAAGGCTCATCTCGAGGAATTGGAGAAGATTCACCAAGCTGTACAAGAAGGCATGATCTTCGAGAACCGCTACACTCAGTACACAATGGAAACGTTGCGAGTCGGTTGGGAGCAGCTGTTGACTTCGATAAACCGCAACATCAACGAAGTCGAGAATCAGATCCTCACCAGAGACTCAAag GGAATTACGCAAGAGCAGCTAAATGAATTCCGTAGCAGTTTCAATCACTTCGACAAGAACCGAACGGGACGATTGGCTCCTGAAGAATTCAAGTCCTGCCTTGTGTCTTTGGGCTACTCGATTGGAAAGGATAGGCAAGGTGACATCGACTTCCAGCGTATTCTGGCCATCGTCGACCCGAACAACTCTGGCTACGTGCAGTTCGACGCGTTCCTGGACTTCATGACGCGCGAGTCTACGGACACCGACACTGCTGAACAAGTCATCGATAGCTTCCGTATTCTCGCCGGAGACAAG CCGTACATCATGGCGGACGAACTGAGGAGAGAACTACCGCCCGACCAGGCCGAATACTGCATTCAGAGAATGCCGCCTTACAAAGGACCGAACGCCATGCCCGGCGCGTTGGATTACCGTTCGTTCTCCACCGCTTTGTACGGCGAATCCGATCTGTAA
- the Actn gene encoding alpha actinin isoform X3: protein MNDMEAYGDGYMEPEEEWEREGLLDPAWEKQQKKTFTAWCNSHLRKAGTAIESIEDDFRNGLKLMLLLEVISGETLPRPDRGKMRFHKIANVNKALDYIASKGVKLVSIGAEEIVDGNLKMTLGMIWTIILRFAIQDISVEEMTAKEGLLLWCQRKTAPYKNVNVQNFHLSFKDGLAFCALIHRHRPDLIDYNKLSKDNPLENLNTAFDVAEKYLDIPRMLDPDDLINTPKPDERAIMTYVSCYYHAFQGAQQVNMRNTAMPDERAVMTYVSSYYHCFSGAQKAETAANRICKVLKVNQENERLMEEYERLASDLLEWIRRTMPWLASRQTDNSLAGCQKKLEEYRTYRRKHKPPRVEQKAKLETNFNTLQTKLRLSNRPAYMPTEGKMVSDINKAWKGLELAEKSFEEWLLSEMMRLERLEHLAQKFKHKADAHEEWTAGKEEMLTSQHFRQCKLNELKALKKKHEAFESDLAAHQDRVEQIAAIAQELNTLEYHDSASVNARCQRICDQWDRLGTLTQRRRQALDEAERILEKIDVLHLEFAKRAAPFNNWLDGTREDLVDMFIVHTMEEIQGLMDAHAAFKATLGEADKEYNSIVGLVREVESIVKQFQIPGGLENPYTTLTALDLTKKWSDVRQLVPQRDGTLQAELRKQQNNELLRRQFAEKANAVGPWIERQLDAVTAIGLGLQGTLEDQLHRLKEYEQAVYQYKAHLEELEKIHQAVQEGMIFENRYTQYTMETLRVGWEQLLTSINRNINEVENQILTRDSKGITQEQLNEFRSSFNHFDKNRTGRLAPEEFKSCLVSLGYSIGKDRQGDIDFQRILAIVDPNNSGYVQFDAFLDFMTRESTDTDTAEQVIDSFRILAGDKPYIMADELRRELPPDQAEYCIQRMPPYKGPNAMPGALDYRSFSTALYGESDL from the exons ATGAACGACATGGAAGCTTACGGGGACGGATACATGGAGCCGGAGGAAGAGTGGGAGAGGGAAGGTCTTTTGGATCCTGCTTGGGAAAAACAGCAGAAAAAG ACATTCACAGCCTGGTGTAACTCGCACCTACGAAAAGCCGGGACTGCCATCGAATCGATCGAGGACGACTTCAGGAACGGGCTGAAGCTGATGCTGCTGCTCGAGGTGATCTCAGGCGAAACCCTGCCGAGGCCTGACCGGGGCAAGATGCGGTTCCACAAGATCGCGAACGTGAACAAAGCGCTGGACTACATCGCCAGCAAGGGAGTTAAATTGGTCTCGATCGGAGCAGAGG aaatcgtGGACGGCAACCTGAAGATGACTCTCGGCATGATCTGGACCATAATTCTGCGGTTCGCGATCCAAGACATCTCCGTGGAGGAGATGACCGCGAAAGAGGGCCTGCTGTTGTGGTGTCAGCGGAAAACCGCGCCGTACAAGAACGTCAACGTGCAGAACTTCCATCTGTCGTTCAAGGACGGGCTGGCGTTCTGCGCTCTTATCCATCGTCATCGTCCCGACCTTATCGATTACAATAAGCTTAGCAAGGATAATCCTCTAGAGAATCTGAACACTGCCTTCGATGTTGCTGAAAAGTATCTCGACATTCCTCGCATGTTAGATCCCGATG atttgatcaACACACCCAAGCCGGACGAGCGTGCGATCATGACGTATGTGTCCTGCTACTACCACGCGTTCCAAGGTGCTCAGCAGGTCA ATATGCGAAACACAGCAATGCCTGACGAGAGGGCTGTGATGACCTACGTGTCCTCCTACTACCACTGTTTTAGCGGCGCGCAGAAG GCGGAGACGGCCGCGAACAGGATCTGCAAGGTCCTGAAGGTCAACCAGGAGAACGAGAGGTTGATGGAGGAATACGAGCGGCTGGCTTCCGACCTTTTGGAATGGATTCGACGAACAATGCCATGGCTGGCCAGCCGTCAGACCGACAACTCTCTCGCCGGCTGCCAGAAGAAGCTGGAAGAGTATAGAACGTACCGACGCAAGCATAAGCCGCCGCGCGTCGAGCAAAAGGCTAAACTCGAAACGAACTTCAATACGCTGCAGACGAAGCTGaggttgagcaatcggcccgCGTACATGCCGACAGAGGGGAAGATGGTGTCTGACATCAACAAGGCCTGGAAAG GACTGGAGCTGGCAGAGAAGTCGTTTGAAGAATGGTTACTGTCGGAGATGATGCGGCTCGAGCGTCTGGAGCACCTTGCCCAGAAGTTCAAGCACAAAGCAGACGCCCATGAAGAGTGGACCGCGGGCAAGGAGGAGATGTTGACGTCGCAGCACTTCCGACAGTGCAAGCTGAACGAGCTGAAAGCTTTGAAGAAGAAACACGAGGCCTTCGAGTCCGACCTCGCGGCTCATCAAGACCGCGTCGAACAGATAGCTGCTATCGCACAAGAACTTAA CACCTTAGAATACCACGACAGCGCGTCCGTTAACGCTAGGTGTCAGCGAATCTGCGATCAGTGGGATCGTTTGGGCACCCTAACTCAACGCAGACGTCAAGCACTGGACGAGGCCGAGCGTATTCTGGAAAAGATCGACGTGCTGCACCTCGAGTTTGCTAAGCGTGCTGCT CCATTCAACAATTGGCTGGATGGAACTAGGGAAGATCTGGTTGACATGTTCATCGTTCACACGATGGAAGAGATCCAGGGCCTAATGGATGCTCACGCAGCTTTCAAGGCGACTCTCGGAGAAGCTGATAAAGAATACAACTCGATCGTGGGACTTGTCCGTGAGGTCGAGTCCATAGTCAAACAGTTCCAGATCCCCGGAGGTCTGGAGAATCCGTACACGACCCTCACCGCATTG GACCTCACGAAGAAATGGAGCGACGTCAGGCAACTCGTTCCACAGCGTGACGGTACACTGCAAGCAGAACTTCGCAAGCAGCAGA ACAATGAATTGCTTCGACGACAGTTTGCTGAGAAGGCGAACGCCGTTGGTCCATGGATAGAACGCCAGTTGGACGCTGTTACAGCTATTGGTCTCGGTCTCCAG GGAACCCTCGAGGATCAGTTGCATCGTCTGAAGGAATATGAACAAGCAGTCTACCAGTACAAGGCTCATCTCGAGGAATTGGAGAAGATTCACCAAGCTGTACAAGAAGGCATGATCTTCGAGAACCGCTACACTCAGTACACAATGGAAACGTTGCGAGTCGGTTGGGAGCAGCTGTTGACTTCGATAAACCGCAACATCAACGAAGTCGAGAATCAGATCCTCACCAGAGACTCAAag GGAATTACGCAAGAGCAGCTAAATGAATTCCGTAGCAGTTTCAATCACTTCGACAAGAACCGAACGGGACGATTGGCTCCTGAAGAATTCAAGTCCTGCCTTGTGTCTTTGGGCTACTCGATTGGAAAGGATAGGCAAGGTGACATCGACTTCCAGCGTATTCTGGCCATCGTCGACCCGAACAACTCTGGCTACGTGCAGTTCGACGCGTTCCTGGACTTCATGACGCGCGAGTCTACGGACACCGACACTGCTGAACAAGTCATCGATAGCTTCCGTATTCTCGCCGGAGACAAG CCGTACATCATGGCGGACGAACTGAGGAGAGAACTACCGCCCGACCAGGCCGAATACTGCATTCAGAGAATGCCGCCTTACAAAGGACCGAACGCCATGCCCGGCGCGTTGGATTACCGTTCGTTCTCCACCGCTTTGTACGGCGAATCCGATCTGTAA